From Deinococcus aquaticus, one genomic window encodes:
- the rpmJ gene encoding 50S ribosomal protein L36, which produces MKVRSSVKKMCDNCKVIRRHGRVLIICTNVKHKQRQG; this is translated from the coding sequence ATGAAAGTTCGTAGCAGTGTCAAAAAGATGTGCGACAACTGCAAGGTGATCCGCCGCCACGGGCGCGTTCTGATCATCTGCACCAACGTCAAGCACAAGCAGAGGCAGGGTTAA
- the infA gene encoding translation initiation factor IF-1, whose translation MPEQREKRKKEESDTVRAEGVVEEALPNTTFRVKLDTGHDLLAYISGKMRIHYIRILPGDRVVLEISPYDTSRGRIVYRK comes from the coding sequence ATGCCGGAACAGCGGGAAAAGCGTAAGAAGGAAGAGTCCGATACCGTGCGGGCCGAGGGCGTCGTGGAGGAAGCACTTCCGAACACGACCTTCCGAGTGAAGCTCGATACAGGACACGATCTCCTGGCTTACATCAGCGGCAAGATGCGCATTCACTACATCCGCATCCTGCCCGGTGACCGTGTGGTTCTGGAAATCAGTCCGTACGACACGTCGCGCGGACGGATCGTCTACCGCAAGTAA
- a CDS encoding PadR family transcriptional regulator, which yields MSDATSPPSPAPPSLGPSAFIVLGLLAQFGSGTSYDLKRWADSSVGFFWTFPRSQLYAEPQRLVTLGLLAERQEAGGRRRRTFAVTAAGRAALREWLSAPAGVPELRDLGLLKLFFMSQGDPDALGALAAEQWALHRERLSVYETLTACPQPEAPEGVPLQTLQMGLLYERASLAFWSEVQAGGGTTPGHMLSGITERL from the coding sequence GTGAGTGACGCAACGTCCCCCCCTTCGCCCGCACCGCCGTCCCTGGGACCGTCGGCGTTCATCGTGCTGGGGCTGCTGGCGCAGTTCGGTTCCGGCACCTCCTACGACCTCAAGCGCTGGGCCGACAGTTCCGTGGGTTTCTTCTGGACCTTCCCGCGCTCGCAGCTGTACGCCGAGCCGCAGCGGCTGGTGACGCTGGGCCTGCTGGCCGAGCGGCAGGAGGCCGGGGGGCGGCGGCGACGCACGTTTGCCGTGACGGCGGCGGGGCGCGCGGCCCTGCGTGAGTGGCTGTCCGCCCCGGCGGGCGTTCCGGAACTGCGGGATCTGGGCCTGCTGAAACTGTTCTTTATGTCGCAGGGCGATCCGGATGCGCTGGGTGCACTGGCGGCCGAGCAGTGGGCGCTGCACCGCGAGCGCCTGAGCGTGTACGAGACCCTGACAGCCTGCCCCCAGCCGGAGGCGCCGGAGGGCGTACCGCTTCAGACTCTGCAGATGGGTCTGCTGTACGAACGGGCCAGTCTGGCCTTCTGGTCAGAGGTGCAGGCGGGTGGCGGGACCACACCGGGCCATATGCTGTCCGGTATAACCGAACGTTTGTAG
- a CDS encoding DUF4188 domain-containing protein codes for MTTSPLPRAPRLPARLTAEIEGPFAVFLIGARINQPWNVPAWLPVFRAMPRMLRELAAHPELGLLGGQFHGSTLIQYWRSADHLHAYAHARSNEHLPAWHAFNQAARQHPGAVGIWHETYLVQPGAYETMYVDMPAFGLGRAGTLTPARRESAQGRLARTSG; via the coding sequence ATGACCACCTCACCCCTGCCGCGCGCTCCCCGCCTGCCCGCCCGCCTCACCGCCGAGATTGAAGGACCCTTCGCCGTGTTCCTGATCGGCGCACGCATCAACCAGCCCTGGAACGTTCCCGCGTGGCTCCCGGTATTCCGCGCCATGCCCCGCATGCTGCGCGAACTCGCCGCGCACCCCGAACTGGGCCTGCTGGGCGGCCAGTTTCACGGCTCCACGCTGATCCAGTACTGGCGCAGCGCCGACCACCTGCACGCCTACGCCCACGCCCGCAGCAACGAGCACCTGCCCGCATGGCACGCCTTCAACCAGGCGGCCCGGCAACACCCCGGCGCCGTCGGCATCTGGCACGAAACGTACCTGGTGCAACCCGGCGCGTACGAGACCATGTACGTCGACATGCCCGCCTTCGGCCTGGGCCGCGCCGGCACCCTGACCCCCGCCCGCCGCGAAAGCGCGCAGGGGCGACTGGCCCGCACCTCCGGCTGA
- a CDS encoding epimerase, protein MTTRPDLNRLEPVRSDAAPRLVIPGGSGFLGRAVARHFAAQDWDVVIVSRSRPPVPTPGRWVPWDALRQGEWAREIDGAAAVLNLAGRTVNCRYTAQNMLDIYTSRLDSTRALGRAMAAVERPPAVWLNSSTATLYRDARDRPQDEASGERGKGFSVDVATRWESALNELNLPHTRRVALRTAMVYGVGAGSVMETTDRVVRLGGAGPMAGGGQYVSWIHERDFCRATQLLIGGDLSGPVNVCAPQPLPNAGFLRAYRQAWGVPLGVPSTASLIGLGAAVMKSEAELLLKSRWVVPGRLLDAGFAFEFPTWPEAIRDLVAQARREGHAGR, encoded by the coding sequence ATGACGACCCGACCCGACCTGAACCGACTCGAACCGGTCCGATCCGACGCTGCGCCCCGCCTCGTGATCCCCGGGGGCAGTGGATTCCTGGGCCGGGCCGTGGCGCGGCATTTCGCGGCGCAGGACTGGGACGTGGTCATCGTGTCGCGGTCGCGCCCGCCGGTGCCCACGCCGGGGCGCTGGGTGCCCTGGGACGCGCTGAGGCAGGGCGAGTGGGCGCGCGAGATCGACGGCGCGGCGGCCGTCCTGAACCTCGCGGGCCGCACCGTCAACTGCCGGTACACCGCGCAGAACATGCTGGACATCTACACCTCGCGCCTGGACAGCACGCGGGCGCTGGGGCGCGCCATGGCGGCCGTGGAGAGGCCCCCGGCTGTGTGGCTGAACAGTTCCACCGCGACCCTCTACCGCGACGCCCGCGACCGCCCGCAGGACGAGGCTTCAGGAGAGCGCGGCAAGGGCTTCAGCGTGGACGTCGCCACCCGCTGGGAGTCCGCCCTGAACGAACTGAACCTGCCTCACACGCGCCGCGTGGCCCTGCGCACCGCCATGGTGTACGGCGTCGGTGCGGGCAGCGTCATGGAAACCACGGACCGGGTCGTGCGGCTGGGTGGGGCCGGGCCGATGGCCGGGGGCGGGCAGTACGTGTCGTGGATTCACGAGCGGGACTTCTGCCGCGCTACCCAGTTGCTGATCGGGGGCGACCTGTCCGGCCCGGTCAACGTCTGCGCCCCGCAGCCCCTGCCGAACGCCGGGTTCCTGCGCGCCTACCGGCAGGCGTGGGGCGTGCCGCTCGGCGTGCCGTCCACCGCCTCGCTGATCGGGCTGGGCGCGGCCGTCATGAAGTCCGAGGCGGAACTGCTGCTCAAGAGCCGCTGGGTGGTGCCGGGGCGGCTGCTCGACGCGGGCTTTGCCTTCGAGTTCCCCACCTGGCCAGAGGCGATCCGTGATCTCGTGGCCCAGGCCCGGCGCGAGGGTCACGCGGGGCGGTAG
- a CDS encoding VWA domain-containing protein, which produces MTDDTERLRRWRLVLGGGDADGLASGPGEGAQVSLGTLDRRMDDALSGLYDAQDGSRKAGLGSSAPKVARWLADLREFFPVDVVRVLQGDAIERLDLQQLLFEPEMLDGVEPDVNLVGTLLTLKGVMPERARDAARAVVRRVVDDLTRRLEEPTRAAVTGSLNRAQRNFRPRPAEIDWDRTIRANLKTYQPGKNTIIPERLVGMGRRRRSLRDLVLCLDQSGSMASSVVYAGVFGAVLASLPAVSTRVVVFDTEVADLSEHLGDPVDVLYGIQLGGGTDINRALAYCQGVIQKPEQTILVLISDLYEGGNEREMLARARTLKDSGVNVIALLALSDDGAPGYDHGVARAFAGMGIPAFACTPDHFPGLMAAAIRGDDVGTWAGEQGLVVRGGGVG; this is translated from the coding sequence ATGACGGATGACACGGAACGCCTGCGCCGCTGGCGGCTGGTGCTGGGTGGGGGAGACGCGGACGGGCTGGCCAGCGGGCCGGGTGAGGGCGCGCAGGTCAGTCTGGGTACCCTGGATCGCCGGATGGACGACGCCCTGTCCGGCCTGTACGACGCGCAGGACGGTTCCCGTAAGGCTGGCCTGGGCTCCAGCGCCCCGAAGGTCGCGCGCTGGCTGGCGGACCTGCGCGAGTTCTTCCCGGTGGACGTGGTGCGGGTCTTACAGGGTGACGCCATCGAACGCCTGGACCTGCAGCAACTGCTGTTCGAGCCCGAAATGCTGGATGGTGTGGAGCCGGACGTGAACCTCGTGGGCACCCTCCTGACCCTGAAGGGCGTGATGCCGGAGAGGGCCAGGGACGCGGCCCGCGCCGTGGTGCGCCGCGTGGTGGATGACCTGACGCGGCGCCTAGAGGAACCCACCCGCGCCGCCGTGACTGGCAGCCTGAACCGCGCGCAGCGCAACTTCCGTCCCCGCCCGGCCGAGATCGACTGGGACCGCACCATCCGCGCGAACCTCAAGACCTACCAGCCGGGGAAGAACACCATCATCCCCGAGCGGCTGGTCGGCATGGGCCGCCGGCGCCGCAGCCTGCGCGACCTTGTCCTGTGCCTGGATCAGTCGGGCAGCATGGCCAGCAGCGTCGTGTACGCGGGCGTGTTCGGCGCGGTCCTCGCCAGCCTTCCGGCCGTCAGTACGCGCGTCGTGGTGTTCGACACCGAAGTCGCGGATCTCTCGGAACACCTGGGCGACCCGGTCGACGTCCTGTACGGCATTCAGCTGGGCGGCGGCACGGACATCAACCGGGCGCTCGCGTACTGCCAGGGGGTCATCCAGAAGCCCGAGCAGACCATCCTGGTGCTGATCAGCGACCTGTACGAGGGCGGTAACGAGCGCGAGATGCTGGCCCGCGCCCGCACCCTGAAAGACAGCGGCGTGAATGTCATCGCCCTGCTGGCCCTGTCGGACGACGGCGCGCCCGGGTACGATCACGGCGTTGCCCGCGCGTTTGCGGGCATGGGCATCCCGGCCTTCGCGTGCACGCCCGATCACTTTCCGGGCCTGATGGCCGCCGCCATCCGTGGGGACGACGTGGGCACCTGGGCGGGCGAACAGGGACTTGTGGTGCGCGGGGGCGGCGTAGGCTGA
- a CDS encoding DUF5682 family protein: protein MVSSSISIFPIRHHGPGSARSLEHALSQLNPDVVLVEGPSDADSVLPFLAQADMKPPVALLGYVNDDPAKASFWPFAAFSPEFVAFRWAARAGAAARFMDLPASVTLAGERGDDDADDLHSDPLRVLAEAAGYVDFERWWETLVEARGDDFEVFDAINEAMRAVRADAPTPVGREAQREAWMRQAIRAALKGGAQRVAVVCGAWHAPALDVASFRVKDDAALLKGLPKAKVTLTWVPWTHGRLSTGSGYGAGVRSPGYYHHLFTTRRDVTERWFARVARLLREERLEASSASVIEATRLANTLAALRGRALPGLDELNEAALSVFGWDSDLPLRLIERQLVVGEALGEVPDGVPTVPLAQDLARIQKSLRLKVQPEQIDLTLDLRADNDLARSVLFHRLNLLGVPWARERSAGGRGTFKEAWALAWKPEFSVRLVEASRSGQTVQDAATAVAVDAARNAGTLAELTILLEAVRYADLSGALPVALAALDARAAGNADVSDLLEALPPLARLARYGDVRGRDGESNVLAGATFRTLLTRAGVGLPLAGVGLADDAAATLRGHVQGADAAVRLLDDPDALTGWQAALNRLADRDDTHPLLNGDAVRRLRDASVLDSAEVERRLGLALSSGVPLEVTAWLDGFLGDSGALLMHDPVLLTLLDDWLVGLDGPVFTQTLPLLRRVFSRFERPERRAIGEALRGGNPAARGPRREVNAERALRAVPVVLNLLGVNA from the coding sequence ATGGTATCTTCCTCAATCTCCATTTTCCCCATCCGTCATCACGGCCCCGGCAGTGCCCGGTCGCTGGAGCACGCGCTGTCGCAGCTCAATCCGGATGTGGTGCTGGTCGAGGGGCCGTCGGATGCGGATTCCGTGCTGCCGTTCCTGGCACAGGCGGACATGAAGCCGCCTGTGGCGCTGCTGGGCTACGTGAACGACGATCCTGCTAAAGCGTCGTTCTGGCCGTTTGCGGCGTTCAGTCCGGAGTTCGTGGCGTTCCGCTGGGCAGCGCGGGCGGGGGCGGCGGCGCGGTTCATGGATCTTCCGGCGTCGGTGACCCTGGCGGGCGAACGTGGGGACGACGATGCGGATGATCTGCACAGCGATCCGCTGCGGGTGCTGGCGGAGGCGGCCGGGTACGTGGATTTCGAGCGGTGGTGGGAGACGCTGGTCGAGGCGCGCGGCGATGATTTTGAGGTTTTTGACGCGATCAACGAGGCGATGCGCGCGGTGCGGGCGGACGCTCCTACCCCGGTGGGCCGTGAGGCGCAGCGCGAGGCGTGGATGCGGCAGGCGATCCGCGCGGCGCTGAAGGGCGGGGCGCAACGGGTGGCGGTGGTGTGCGGCGCGTGGCACGCTCCGGCGCTGGACGTGGCGTCGTTCAGGGTGAAGGACGATGCGGCGCTCCTGAAGGGCCTGCCGAAAGCGAAGGTCACGCTGACGTGGGTGCCCTGGACGCACGGCCGCCTCAGCACGGGCAGCGGCTACGGGGCGGGCGTGCGGTCGCCGGGGTACTACCATCACCTGTTCACGACGCGGCGGGACGTGACGGAACGCTGGTTCGCGCGGGTGGCGCGGCTGCTGCGCGAGGAGCGGCTGGAGGCGAGCAGCGCGTCGGTGATCGAGGCGACGCGGCTGGCGAACACCCTGGCGGCCCTGCGCGGCCGGGCGTTGCCGGGCCTGGATGAATTGAACGAGGCGGCCCTGAGCGTGTTCGGCTGGGACAGCGACCTGCCCCTGCGGCTGATCGAGCGGCAACTGGTGGTGGGCGAGGCGCTGGGCGAGGTGCCGGACGGCGTGCCGACCGTGCCGCTGGCGCAGGATCTGGCCCGCATCCAGAAGAGCCTGCGATTGAAGGTGCAGCCCGAGCAGATTGACCTGACGCTGGACCTGCGCGCCGACAACGATCTGGCGCGCAGCGTGCTGTTCCACCGCCTGAACCTGCTGGGCGTGCCGTGGGCGCGGGAGCGCTCTGCGGGGGGGCGCGGCACCTTCAAGGAGGCGTGGGCGCTGGCGTGGAAGCCGGAGTTCAGTGTGCGGCTGGTCGAGGCGAGCCGCTCCGGGCAGACCGTGCAGGACGCGGCGACGGCGGTGGCGGTGGACGCCGCCCGGAACGCGGGCACGCTGGCGGAACTGACGATCCTGCTGGAGGCGGTGCGCTACGCCGACCTGAGCGGCGCGCTGCCGGTGGCCCTGGCGGCGCTGGACGCGCGGGCGGCGGGGAACGCGGACGTGAGCGATCTGCTGGAGGCTCTGCCGCCCCTGGCCCGGCTGGCGCGCTACGGGGATGTGCGGGGCCGGGACGGTGAGTCGAACGTGCTTGCCGGGGCGACCTTCCGGACGCTGCTCACGCGGGCGGGCGTGGGCCTGCCGCTGGCCGGGGTGGGCCTCGCGGATGACGCGGCGGCCACCTTGCGCGGGCATGTGCAGGGTGCAGACGCGGCCGTGCGCCTGCTGGACGACCCGGACGCACTGACCGGGTGGCAGGCGGCCCTGAACCGACTCGCCGACCGGGACGACACGCACCCGCTGCTGAACGGGGACGCGGTGCGCCGCCTGCGGGACGCGTCCGTGCTGGACAGCGCGGAGGTGGAGCGCCGGCTGGGGCTGGCGCTCAGTAGCGGCGTGCCGCTGGAGGTCACGGCGTGGCTGGACGGCTTCCTGGGCGACAGCGGCGCGCTCCTCATGCACGATCCGGTTCTGCTGACCCTGCTGGACGACTGGCTGGTCGGGCTGGACGGCCCCGTCTTCACCCAGACGCTTCCGCTGCTGCGCCGGGTGTTCTCGCGCTTCGAGCGGCCGGAACGCCGTGCGATTGGCGAGGCGCTGCGCGGCGGGAATCCCGCAGCCCGTGGGCCCCGGCGCGAGGTGAACGCAGAGCGGGCGCTGCGGGCCGTGCCCGTGGTCCTGAACCTGCTGGGGGTGAACGCATGA
- a CDS encoding helix-turn-helix domain-containing protein: MNSSEFLELISRKESSVLDFKREWHDNNIKLLHDIICLSNAYSDDNRCIVIGIDNSGALEGVESDINRKNEANLQDMLRSSGLNRIPDLSLIVYSDEIHQYDVIEILNRPDKPFFLTRDRSERGSTMRSGVVYTRLGDTNTPLSESAPEDRMELMWRERFGIGKPPLERFHKLLDDHEKWIYPKDDRELYNSDFPEFHIRLAEKINDPYQESWTDKFPDRYAYSRYIELRYFGTLISALGFVVCDGGRYTIPIPDIDINTDNYFIMRQSIKYKTASLINKSFRFTGGTLDGLLDSVGITVH; this comes from the coding sequence GTGAATAGTAGTGAGTTTCTAGAGTTGATTTCCCGTAAAGAGTCTTCTGTATTGGATTTTAAGCGAGAATGGCATGACAATAATATAAAACTTCTCCACGACATAATTTGTCTTTCAAATGCTTACTCCGACGATAATAGATGTATCGTCATAGGTATAGACAACAGTGGCGCTTTGGAAGGTGTTGAATCAGATATAAATCGAAAAAATGAGGCTAATCTGCAAGACATGCTGCGATCCTCTGGCCTAAATAGGATCCCAGATTTAAGTCTAATTGTCTATTCGGATGAAATTCATCAATACGATGTTATTGAAATCTTGAATAGGCCCGACAAGCCCTTTTTTCTCACTCGCGATAGAAGTGAGCGAGGATCAACAATGAGATCGGGGGTAGTTTATACTAGATTAGGCGACACAAACACGCCGCTTTCCGAATCGGCCCCCGAGGATCGAATGGAGTTAATGTGGCGTGAACGGTTCGGAATAGGCAAGCCGCCGCTGGAAAGATTTCATAAACTGTTAGATGACCATGAAAAATGGATTTATCCTAAGGACGACCGGGAATTGTACAACAGCGACTTTCCTGAATTTCATATCAGATTGGCAGAAAAAATTAATGACCCTTATCAAGAAAGCTGGACGGATAAATTTCCCGATAGGTATGCTTATAGCAGGTATATTGAATTAAGATATTTCGGAACATTGATATCAGCATTAGGATTTGTTGTTTGTGATGGCGGAAGATACACAATACCCATTCCCGATATTGATATAAACACGGATAATTATTTTATAATGCGGCAATCAATAAAATACAAAACCGCCTCTTTAATCAACAAATCCTTCAGATTTACTGGTGGGACACTTGATGGATTGTTGGATTCTGTTGGAATTACGGTTCATTAG
- a CDS encoding ATP-binding protein, whose protein sequence is MTTTDPTVLRQHAEQAYAHELSALAAHDDRPRPPRWNLSPHAVLTYLMGGTLKDGTEITPKYVGERRLMEIAVATLATDRALLLIGVPGTAKSWVSEHLAAAISGTSTLLVQGTAGTSEESVRYGWNYARLLAEGPSEAALVESPIVRAMRTGKIARLEELTRVQSDVQDTLITILSEKTLPIPELNAEVQAVQGFNLIATANNRDKGVNDLSSALKRRFNTVILPVPDSLDDEVRIVTSRVAQLATNLHIPAQPPALEEVRRIVTVFRELRAGATEDGKTKLKSPSGSLSTAEAISVVNHGLSLAAHFGNGHLTAHDVAASLVGAVVKDPVQDAVIWREYLETVAKKRDDWKDFYKACRAVS, encoded by the coding sequence ATGACCACCACTGACCCTACCGTCCTCCGTCAGCACGCCGAGCAGGCGTACGCGCATGAGCTTTCTGCCCTGGCCGCGCACGACGACCGGCCCCGCCCGCCCCGCTGGAACCTGTCGCCGCACGCCGTGCTGACGTACCTGATGGGCGGCACACTGAAAGACGGCACCGAGATCACGCCCAAGTACGTCGGGGAGCGCCGCCTGATGGAGATCGCCGTCGCTACGCTCGCCACGGACCGCGCCCTGCTCCTGATCGGCGTGCCCGGCACCGCCAAGAGCTGGGTCAGCGAACACCTCGCCGCCGCGATCAGCGGCACCAGCACCCTGCTCGTGCAGGGCACCGCCGGCACCAGCGAGGAAAGCGTCCGCTACGGTTGGAACTACGCCCGCCTCCTCGCAGAAGGCCCCAGCGAGGCCGCCTTGGTCGAGAGCCCCATCGTGCGTGCCATGCGCACCGGCAAGATCGCTCGCCTGGAGGAACTGACGCGCGTACAGAGCGACGTGCAGGACACCCTCATCACCATACTGAGCGAGAAGACGCTGCCCATCCCGGAACTGAACGCCGAGGTGCAGGCCGTGCAGGGCTTCAACCTGATCGCCACCGCGAACAACCGCGACAAGGGCGTCAACGACCTGAGCAGCGCCCTGAAACGCCGCTTCAACACCGTCATCCTGCCCGTCCCCGACAGCCTCGACGACGAGGTGCGGATCGTCACCAGCCGCGTCGCGCAACTCGCCACCAACCTCCACATTCCCGCCCAGCCCCCCGCGCTGGAGGAAGTCCGCCGGATCGTCACCGTCTTCCGTGAATTGCGCGCCGGAGCCACCGAGGACGGCAAGACGAAACTCAAGAGCCCCAGCGGCAGCCTCAGCACCGCCGAAGCCATCAGCGTCGTCAACCACGGCCTCAGCCTCGCCGCGCACTTCGGGAACGGCCACCTGACCGCCCACGACGTCGCCGCCAGCCTCGTCGGAGCCGTCGTGAAAGACCCCGTGCAGGACGCCGTCATCTGGCGCGAATACCTCGAAACCGTCGCCAAGAAACGCGACGACTGGAAAGACTTCTATAAAGCCTGCCGGGCGGTGAGCTGA
- a CDS encoding DUF5691 domain-containing protein has product MSDHDALLALALVGATRGTLPTPGPDPLGQATAQITRPDAEGTLLARAALHALAHAAGRLPDPASDSLPTPAPAETLPEVPERAARHLPLVIGTPHLSEWLTLCAQAGWRVPPARLPELLDHASNDGRLRPLLTPVLGERGRWLARFNPAWAFTPPTPGEDAWANATEAGREALWRSVRERDPHAARDLLREHLSSERAGSRKRLLNALLDTLTLDDHTLEPLLDTLTTDRSDDVRTLARTALHRLSSSAQNARHAARFAALVSLDKPGLLGRLTGQTPSTLTPPTAPDEHATRDGLPDPTSKDCLSATALLEHLLEHTHPDALLAALNIPPATLVNIARQHEHLPALAENTVSTEHTTLAAALLHDLPTHPFLLQIGPPETLSSALKQALRDRDPERLVALLGPHPGPWPPEPSAALLTALRDTIGPAHYAAAWGYRWAQLAELAATHAHPHTPHPDPLPADATDYAHRTLTELLGTLELRKQMWNDFGKGRG; this is encoded by the coding sequence ATGAGCGACCACGACGCACTCCTGGCCCTGGCCCTGGTCGGCGCCACGCGCGGCACCCTGCCCACCCCCGGCCCCGACCCTCTGGGGCAGGCCACCGCGCAGATCACCCGCCCGGACGCCGAGGGCACCCTGCTGGCCCGCGCGGCCCTGCACGCCCTCGCGCACGCCGCCGGACGCCTGCCCGACCCCGCCAGCGACTCCCTCCCCACTCCCGCACCCGCCGAGACCCTCCCGGAAGTCCCGGAACGCGCCGCGCGGCACCTCCCACTGGTGATCGGCACGCCCCACCTGAGCGAATGGCTGACCCTCTGCGCGCAGGCCGGATGGCGCGTGCCCCCCGCCCGGCTGCCGGAACTCCTGGACCACGCCAGCAACGATGGTCGCCTCCGCCCGTTGTTGACCCCCGTGCTGGGTGAGCGGGGCCGGTGGCTCGCACGCTTCAACCCGGCCTGGGCCTTCACCCCCCCCACCCCCGGCGAGGACGCCTGGGCCAACGCCACCGAGGCCGGCCGCGAGGCCCTGTGGCGCAGCGTGCGGGAACGCGACCCGCACGCCGCCCGCGACCTCCTGCGCGAGCACCTGAGCAGCGAACGCGCAGGCAGCCGCAAACGCCTCCTGAACGCCCTGCTCGATACCCTCACCCTGGACGACCACACCCTTGAACCCCTGCTGGACACCCTGACCACCGACCGCAGCGACGACGTGCGCACCCTGGCCCGCACCGCCCTGCACCGCCTGAGCAGCAGCGCCCAGAACGCCCGCCACGCCGCCCGGTTCGCCGCCCTCGTGAGCCTAGACAAACCCGGCCTGCTCGGCCGCCTGACCGGGCAGACACCCAGCACCCTGACCCCGCCCACCGCCCCCGACGAGCACGCCACCCGCGACGGCCTGCCCGACCCGACCAGCAAGGACTGCCTGAGCGCCACTGCTCTCCTGGAACACCTGCTGGAACACACCCACCCCGACGCCCTGCTGGCCGCACTGAACATCCCGCCCGCCACGCTCGTGAACATCGCCCGGCAGCACGAGCACCTGCCCGCGCTGGCGGAAAACACGGTCAGCACCGAACACACCACGCTGGCCGCCGCCCTCCTGCACGACCTGCCCACCCACCCCTTCCTGCTCCAGATCGGGCCGCCCGAAACTCTATCCAGCGCGCTGAAGCAGGCGTTACGTGACCGCGACCCCGAACGCCTCGTCGCCCTCCTCGGCCCACACCCCGGCCCGTGGCCCCCAGAACCCAGCGCCGCCCTCCTGACCGCCCTGCGCGACACCATCGGGCCCGCCCACTACGCCGCCGCCTGGGGCTACCGCTGGGCACAACTCGCAGAACTGGCCGCCACGCACGCCCACCCGCACACCCCACACCCCGACCCGCTCCCCGCCGACGCCACCGACTACGCCCACCGCACCCTGACCGAACTGCTGGGCACCCTGGAACTGAGGAAGCAGATGTGGAACGACTTCGGGAAGGGGAGAGGATGA
- a CDS encoding SWIM zinc finger family protein, producing MTPAPTPLAPDTVLALAPDPASAQSGRKLATPGKWQNLNAPPGSLWGECQGSGQTPYLTGVDLSGPAFRCSCPSRKFPCKHALALLLLHATHTGQFGSATPPGTLQSWLDGRAARATAERPAADGNPATPAGKAAPDPAAQARRRAAREKKVTAGLDALQTFLKDLIRDGLAHAPARPYSDWDTQAARLVDAQAPGAARLVRQIPEHLSDPAALLAHLSRLYLLTEAWPRETTLSPDGQADLRAALGFLIDSAAVLDGGGIRAQWQVMGQSLTEEDMITTRRTWLVSGDHTAVLLDFSAWGRPFPPALPPGGAVQAEVCHAPGTYPQRALLRGEATAAAAPPHAQSLTLDALLDRHGAALALNPWLERTAHLTGPLHLLPGDPWYAQDSTGRLPMTGSERSLHTLLALSGGEALTVYAEWNGAALTPLSVQSGGALLSLRQLETP from the coding sequence ATGACCCCCGCCCCCACACCGCTCGCCCCCGATACCGTCCTGGCCCTGGCACCCGACCCCGCCAGCGCCCAGTCCGGCCGCAAGCTCGCCACGCCCGGCAAATGGCAGAACCTGAACGCCCCCCCGGGCAGCCTGTGGGGCGAGTGCCAGGGCAGCGGCCAGACACCCTACCTGACCGGCGTGGACCTGAGCGGCCCGGCCTTCAGGTGCTCATGCCCCAGCCGCAAGTTCCCCTGCAAGCACGCCCTGGCCCTGCTCCTGCTGCACGCCACGCACACCGGCCAGTTCGGATCGGCGACGCCCCCCGGCACCCTCCAGAGCTGGCTGGACGGCCGGGCCGCGCGGGCAACGGCAGAACGCCCGGCCGCAGACGGCAACCCGGCCACTCCCGCTGGAAAGGCCGCGCCCGACCCGGCTGCGCAGGCCAGGCGCCGCGCCGCCCGCGAGAAGAAAGTCACCGCAGGCCTGGACGCCCTCCAGACCTTCCTGAAAGACCTGATCCGCGACGGACTGGCACACGCGCCCGCCCGCCCGTACAGCGACTGGGACACCCAGGCCGCCCGCCTTGTGGACGCCCAGGCTCCCGGCGCGGCGCGGCTGGTCCGGCAGATTCCCGAGCACCTGTCAGACCCCGCTGCGCTGCTGGCGCACCTGTCCCGCCTGTACCTGCTGACCGAAGCGTGGCCCAGAGAGACCACCCTGAGCCCAGACGGGCAGGCAGACCTGCGCGCCGCACTGGGATTCCTCATCGACTCGGCCGCCGTGCTGGACGGCGGCGGCATCCGCGCCCAGTGGCAGGTCATGGGCCAGAGCCTGACCGAGGAGGACATGATCACCACCCGGCGGACCTGGCTGGTCAGCGGCGACCACACTGCCGTGCTGCTCGACTTCTCCGCGTGGGGTCGGCCCTTCCCGCCCGCCCTGCCACCCGGCGGGGCGGTGCAGGCCGAGGTGTGCCACGCGCCCGGCACGTACCCGCAACGCGCCCTGCTGCGCGGCGAGGCGACCGCTGCGGCCGCGCCGCCCCACGCGCAGAGCCTCACGCTGGACGCCCTGCTCGACCGGCACGGCGCGGCCCTCGCCCTGAACCCCTGGCTGGAACGCACCGCGCACCTGACCGGGCCGCTGCACCTGCTGCCCGGAGATCCCTGGTACGCCCAGGACAGCACAGGCCGCCTCCCCATGACGGGCAGCGAGCGCAGCCTGCACACCCTGCTCGCCCTGAGCGGCGGGGAAGCCCTGACGGTGTACGCCGAGTGGAACGGCGCGGCCCTGACGCCCCTGAGCGTCCAGAGTGGCGGCGCGCTGCTGTCCCTGCGCCAGCTGGAGACCCCATGA